One Camelina sativa cultivar DH55 chromosome 3, Cs, whole genome shotgun sequence genomic window carries:
- the LOC104764054 gene encoding probable fructokinase-2, giving the protein MTTSTVDKGLIVSFGEMLIDFVPTESGVSLSESQGFLKAPGGAPANVAIAVSRLGGRAAFVGKLGDDEFGHMLAGILRKNGVADQGINFDKGARTALAFVTLRSDGEREYMFYRNPSADMLLRPDELNLELIRSAKVFHYGSISLITEPCRSAHMKAMEVANEAGALLSYDPNLREPLWPSPEEARTQIMSIWDKADIIKVSDVELEFLTGNKTIDDETAMSLWHPNLKLLLVTIGEKGCRYYTKGFHGSVETFHVDAVDTTGAGDSFVGALLNQIVDDQSVFEEEERLRNVLRFANACGAITTTKKGAIPALPSDCEALSFLERQVEA; this is encoded by the exons ATGACAACATCCACCGTCGATAAAGGTCTCATCGTCAGCTTCGGTGAGATGCTCATTGACTTCGTTCCTACGGAGTCCGGCGTCTCCCTCTCCGAATCTCAAGGGTTTCTCAAAGCTCCCGGCGGTGCTCCGGCCAACGTGGCTATCGCGGTGTCGCGTCTAGGAGGTCGTGCCGCCTTCGTAGGGAAACTCGGTGACGATGAGTTTGGCCATATGCTTGCCGGAATCTTGAGGAAGAACGGTGTCGCCGATCAGGGGATCAATTTCGACAAAGGAGCAAGAACTGCACTCGCCTTCGTGACTCTGCGTTCTGACGGAGAACGAGAGTATATGTTCTACCGGAACCCCAGCGCCGATATGCTTCTCCGTCCAGACGAACTCAATCTTGAACTAATCAGATCC GCGAAAGTGTTTCACTATGGATCAATAAGTTTGATAACGGAGCCATGTAGGTCAGCTCACATGAAGGCAATGGAAGTGGCGAACGAAGCCGGAGCTCTTCTCTCCTACGACCCCAACCTCAGGGAACCTCTTTGGCCATCGCCTGAGGAAGCTCGGACTCAGATCATGAGCATCTGGGACAAGGCTGATATCATTAAGGTCAGTGACGTGGAGCTTGAGTTCTTGACTGGTAACAAAACCATCGATGATGAGACAGCTATGTCTCTGTGGCATCCCAATCTGAAGCTCTTGCTTGTTACTATCGGCGAAAAGGGATGTCGTTATTACACTAAG GGTTTCCATGGATCTGTTGAAACTTTTCATGTGGACGCGGTGGATACTACCGGGGCTGGTGATTCTTTTGTTGGTGCGCTTCTAAACCAGATTGTTGATGATCAATCTGTATTCGAG gaggaagagagattgagaaatgTGCTGAGATTTGCAAACGCTTGTGGAGCCATCACGACGACTAAAAAGGGAGCCATTCCAGCTCTTCCTTCAGATTGTGAAGCTCTCAGCTTTCTTGAAAGACAAGTAGAAGCGTAA
- the LOC104764047 gene encoding B-box zinc finger protein 24: MKIQCDVCEKAPATVICCADEAALCPKCDIEIHAANKLASKHQRLHLNSLSTKFPRCDICQEKAAFIFCVEDRALLCRDCDESIHVANSRSANHQRFLATGIKVALTSTSCTKELEKNQSEPSNNQQKANQVPAKTPSQQQQQTSSATQLPWAVDDFFHFSDIESTDKKGQLDLGAGELDWFSDMGFFGDQINQEALPAAEVPELSVSHLGHVHSYKPMKSSVPNKKPRFEIRDDDDDDEEHFIVPDLG, translated from the exons atgaagatacaGTGTGATGTGTGTGAGAAAGCTCCGGCGACGGTGATATGTTGCGCCGACGAAGCTGCTCTCTGCCCTAAATGCGACATCGAGATTCACGCTGCTAACAAACTCGCTAGCAAGCATCAACGCCTTCatctcaactctctctctacCAAATTCCCTCGTTGCGATATCTGCCAA GAGAAGGCAGCTTTCATTTTCTGTGTAGAGGATAGAGCTCTGCTTTGCAGGGATTGCGATGAGTCCATCCACGTTGCTAATTCTCGATCTGCTAATCACCAGAGGTTCTTAGCCACTGGGATCAAAGTAGCTCTCACCTCAACTAGCTGCACTaaagagttggagaagaatcaATCTGAGCCTTCCAACAACCAACAGAAAGCTAATCAGGTTCCTGCTAAAACCCCAagccagcagcagcaacaaACTTCTTCTGCTACTCAGCTTCCGTGGGCTGTTGACGATTTCTTCCACTTCTCTGATATTGAATCCACTGATAAG AAAGGACAGCTTGATCTTGGGGCCGGGGAGTTAGACTGGTTTTCAGATATGGGATTCTTTGGTGATCAGATTAATCAGGAGGCTCTTCCTGCAGCTGAAGTTCCTGAGCTTTCTGTTTCGCATTTAGGTCATGTTCATTCATACAAACCCATGAAGTCTAGTGTTCCCAACAAGAAGCCGAGGTTTGAGatcagagatgatgatgatgatgatgaggagcaCTTCATTGTTCCTGATCTTGGCTAA
- the LOC104764038 gene encoding protein ENHANCED DISEASE RESISTANCE 2-like: MAGSVGEETEPEWIKRVKSEGAVPCLNPDNCNNGWTTPSPDTFMVRGPNYFSDKAKIPAGDFLLKPLGFDWIKGPNKLSEIMSYPSSRIRKAIDEVTQTNGTTKPFVWAFNLQLPHKDNYSAVAYFVTTEPILEGSLMDRFLKGDDGFKKSRLKLIANIVKGPWIVRKAVGEQAICVIGRALSCKYVTGDNFVEVDVDIGSSMVASAIVHLASGYITTLTVDLAFLIESQTDSELPEKLLGAVRFSELQTESARSIELSSNEDQTTLERSSWWKSIGNGFSNLLNQDTAKMNNTSSHGDIHKDEHVQKL; this comes from the coding sequence ATGGCTGGCTCTGTAGGCGAAGAAACTGAGCCAGAATGGATTAAAAGAGTTAAATCAGAAGGAGCTGTTCCATGTCTTAACCCAGATAACTGCAATAACGGTTGGACTACGCCATCTCCTGACACATTTATGGTTAGAGGACCAAACTATTTCTCTGACAAAGCTAAAATACCTGCTGGTGATTTCCTTCTTAAGCCTCTTGGTTTTGATTGGATTAAAGGTCCTAACAAGCTTTCTGAGATCATGAGTTATCCCAGCAGCCGTATCAGGAAAGCTATCGATGAGGTGACTCAAACGAATGGAACTACTAAGCCTTTTGTTTGGGCATTCAATCTCCAGCTTCCTCACAAAGACAATTACAGTGCTGTGGCTTACTTTGTTACCACTGAGCCTATTCTTGAAGGATCCCTGATGGATCGGTTTCTTAAAGGAgatgatggtttcaagaaaTCGAGGCTTAAGCTGATTGCAAATATAGTCAAAGGCCCTTGGATTGTAAGAAAAGCTGTTGGAGAGCAAGCCATCTGTGTGATTGGACGTGCACTGTCTTGCAAATATGTTACAGGGGATAACTTTGTCGAGGTTGATGTTGATATCGGTTCGTCAATGGTCGCCAGTGCCATTGTTCATCTCGCCTCTGGCTATATTACAACATTGACAGTTGATCTAGCGTTCCTCATTGAGAGTCAGACCGACTCAGAGCTTCCGGAAAAGCTATTAGGAGCTGTGAGATTCTCTGAGCTGCAGACTGAGTCAGCCAGGTCTATTGAACTGTCCAGTAATGAGGATCAAACTACCTTAGAGCGGTCTAGCTGGTGGAAATCAATTGGTAATGGATTCTCTAATCTGCTTAATCAAGATACAGCAAAAATGAACAATACTAGTTCTCATGGGGATATCCACAAGGATGAACATGTACAGAAGCTGTAG